In a single window of the Terriglobus roseus genome:
- a CDS encoding spore coat protein U domain-containing protein: MQGAHTLRHHLLLWLCLLLAPAAIAQNPPCSISVPAIHLGTYAGSRVATGVTPVSVVCPPSTSYTIGLRSNAGGASNSVRAMRGSRGAKLNYQLFQDAAHSVNWGSEIGTDVVAGVGTGSVQRFNIYPVLLQGQPSPQGEYTDAVTVSVTSNRGTYSVNVPVIANATGLCVVLSTSMAFGSYGGSAIASTSTISLTCTANITYDIALSAGTTTGATPSARKMAGPNGGMLSYGLYRDAAMTLNWGATSGSDTLTGVATGLLQPITVYGKIPAGQIVPIGNYSDSITATITY; the protein is encoded by the coding sequence TTGCAAGGAGCGCACACATTGAGACACCACTTGCTCCTATGGCTCTGCCTCCTCCTGGCGCCTGCGGCAATCGCTCAGAATCCTCCGTGTTCGATCTCGGTGCCAGCCATTCACCTTGGAACCTATGCCGGCTCGCGCGTTGCCACAGGCGTCACACCTGTCTCCGTGGTATGCCCTCCCTCCACTTCGTACACCATCGGTCTCAGGAGCAACGCTGGTGGCGCGTCGAATTCAGTTCGCGCGATGCGAGGGAGCCGCGGTGCCAAGTTGAATTATCAGCTCTTCCAGGACGCCGCACACAGCGTGAACTGGGGCAGTGAGATTGGAACAGACGTGGTCGCCGGTGTGGGTACAGGCAGCGTCCAGCGCTTCAATATCTATCCTGTCCTGCTGCAAGGCCAACCGTCACCGCAAGGCGAATACACAGACGCCGTGACCGTGAGTGTGACTTCGAACCGGGGAACGTACTCCGTAAACGTGCCAGTGATCGCGAATGCGACAGGGCTTTGCGTTGTGCTTTCAACATCGATGGCCTTTGGAAGTTACGGAGGTAGTGCCATCGCCAGCACATCGACCATCTCACTTACATGCACCGCCAACATCACCTATGACATCGCGCTCAGTGCAGGGACAACGACCGGTGCAACGCCCAGTGCACGGAAGATGGCGGGCCCAAACGGGGGGATGCTCTCATACGGCTTATACCGCGATGCTGCCATGACACTCAACTGGGGAGCGACCAGCGGTTCCGACACGCTCACTGGCGTAGCGACCGGCTTGCTGCAACCGATCACGGTGTACGGAAAGATACCGGCCGGTCAGATCGTTCCTATTGGAAACTATTCCGACTCCATCACCGCAACCATCACCTACTAA
- a CDS encoding fimbria/pilus outer membrane usher protein, with product MIRSCHQPWLLGGLLFLMCVFSSRSCFGQDQSLLLEVNVDGRATHKIVEFTQHDDTLLARTEDLRDLGLLIPGSTSEWTDLHKIPLAVWHIDTQAQVLFLSTDGRSLKPSDLTLDNPADPEMHRNVESSAGVTLNYDLLSTLASSNSGVNGQVNVRAFFPRGSISSSWLGYAGGVPGPYGPNAAVRLDTTYQYADVDTMRRYSVGDFVTTGLSWTRPVHLTGLQLRSDFSTRPDLVTFPLPSVRGSAAVPSTINVLADGTQVLSQQVEPGPFQVPQLPVVMGAGNIALTVTNALGQQVTVTQRFYASTAMLAPKLQTFAVEAGLVRLDWGNKSNHYGDAAGSAIYRRGLSPYFTVEGKVEGAQGLVAPGVGGIVRIGSLGTIRASFASSLGDGHNGQQVSLGAERIGRVFSIGAYAMLTRKDYTDIAALNNAPIARSQISGNIGYTTRHYGTFGAAYGDVNQESYYNASLSAQQLAQRNRIVSANYSVQVRHVTVYANEFRSIGGGNNSQGFQGGITFAFGSRVSVDISGTSDGSGQIQVRRPATDVGQWGYGAYVQAGSFNHQFAEVQYRSHLGYIVGGVDQTLGVVTGRVETQGALSLVDRRIFASNEIFDSFAVVDTGSERHVKIFEENRPVGDTGRSGKLLIANVRSFQPNHLSIDPTGIPIDATIENAAQTFRPRDLSGVIVRFKIRAGHSALLHITDSTGIPEPVGSMATLRSTKTAVTVGYDGSVFLQDLEPKNELDVVMPDGQHCTVSFSYKPTPGDIPLLGPFPCKERTH from the coding sequence ATGATCAGATCGTGCCACCAGCCTTGGCTGCTGGGTGGTCTGTTGTTTCTGATGTGCGTTTTCTCTTCCAGATCATGCTTCGGTCAAGACCAGTCTCTGCTGCTGGAAGTCAATGTCGACGGTCGCGCGACTCACAAGATCGTCGAGTTCACGCAACATGACGACACACTTCTCGCGCGGACGGAAGATCTACGCGATCTGGGTCTGCTGATTCCCGGCAGCACGTCTGAGTGGACGGACCTTCACAAGATTCCTCTGGCGGTATGGCACATCGACACGCAGGCGCAGGTGCTGTTCCTAAGTACCGATGGCCGCTCGTTGAAGCCTTCCGATTTGACGCTCGATAATCCCGCGGATCCCGAGATGCATCGCAACGTCGAGAGCTCGGCTGGCGTGACCCTGAACTATGACCTGCTGAGCACCTTGGCCAGTTCCAATAGCGGCGTGAACGGGCAGGTGAATGTAAGAGCGTTTTTTCCCCGAGGGAGTATCTCTTCAAGCTGGCTGGGTTACGCCGGCGGAGTGCCCGGGCCGTACGGCCCGAATGCCGCCGTCCGGCTCGACACGACCTATCAGTACGCGGACGTGGACACGATGCGGCGTTACAGCGTGGGTGACTTCGTTACGACAGGATTGTCGTGGACAAGACCAGTACATCTGACGGGCTTACAGCTTCGCTCTGACTTCAGCACACGGCCTGACCTTGTAACTTTCCCGCTTCCAAGTGTGCGCGGTTCAGCAGCGGTCCCATCCACCATCAATGTCCTCGCTGACGGAACACAGGTTCTATCGCAGCAGGTTGAGCCTGGACCATTCCAGGTGCCGCAACTGCCAGTCGTAATGGGTGCTGGAAACATCGCGCTTACTGTGACGAACGCGCTTGGGCAACAAGTGACAGTGACACAACGTTTCTACGCGAGTACCGCGATGCTGGCGCCCAAGTTACAGACTTTTGCTGTGGAAGCTGGTCTGGTCCGCCTGGACTGGGGCAATAAAAGCAACCACTACGGCGACGCTGCCGGCTCTGCCATCTATCGTCGCGGACTGAGCCCGTACTTCACAGTGGAAGGCAAGGTAGAGGGTGCCCAGGGTTTGGTCGCGCCTGGTGTCGGTGGGATCGTACGCATTGGATCTCTTGGCACCATCCGGGCCTCGTTTGCTTCAAGTCTGGGCGATGGCCACAACGGGCAGCAGGTATCGCTGGGGGCAGAGCGTATCGGACGAGTGTTTAGTATCGGCGCCTATGCCATGCTGACGCGTAAGGACTATACCGACATCGCCGCGCTGAACAACGCGCCCATCGCACGGTCGCAGATCAGCGGCAACATCGGCTACACCACACGACACTACGGTACCTTCGGCGCGGCCTATGGTGATGTCAACCAGGAGTCCTACTACAACGCATCCCTCTCTGCCCAGCAACTGGCGCAGCGCAATCGCATCGTGTCAGCCAACTACTCGGTCCAGGTTCGCCATGTCACGGTCTATGCCAATGAGTTTCGTAGCATTGGCGGTGGTAACAACAGTCAGGGCTTCCAGGGTGGAATAACCTTTGCCTTTGGTTCGCGGGTATCCGTTGACATCTCCGGCACCTCGGACGGCAGCGGACAGATCCAGGTGCGGCGACCAGCGACAGACGTAGGTCAGTGGGGCTACGGCGCTTATGTCCAGGCGGGCAGTTTCAATCATCAGTTCGCCGAAGTGCAATATCGGTCTCACCTTGGCTACATCGTCGGAGGCGTCGATCAGACGCTCGGTGTGGTGACTGGCCGGGTCGAGACCCAGGGCGCGCTTTCGCTGGTTGACCGCAGGATCTTCGCCTCAAACGAGATATTCGACAGCTTCGCCGTGGTGGACACCGGCTCCGAGCGTCACGTGAAGATTTTCGAAGAGAACCGACCCGTGGGCGACACCGGACGATCGGGCAAGCTGTTGATTGCCAATGTGCGGTCGTTCCAACCGAACCACCTGTCCATCGATCCGACCGGCATTCCAATCGATGCAACCATTGAGAACGCCGCGCAAACGTTTCGTCCACGAGACCTTTCCGGGGTCATCGTTCGCTTCAAGATCCGCGCTGGTCATAGCGCGCTGCTCCACATCACCGACAGCACGGGCATTCCCGAGCCGGTGGGTAGCATGGCAACCCTTCGGTCGACGAAAACTGCTGTGACGGTAGGCTATGACGGCAGTGTCTTCCTTCAAGACCTCGAACCAAAGAACGAACTGGACGTCGTGATGCCCGATGGCCAACACTGCACAGTAAGCTTCTCCTACAAGCCGACTCCCGGAGACATCCCACTGCTCGGCCCCTTCCCTTGCAAGGAGCGCACACATTGA
- a CDS encoding fimbrial biogenesis chaperone, whose protein sequence is MANVAQRLRRRCRAVTVSLFGLTPLLIALGTAHAQTLAVQPVNVVLLPGQKIATLTLKNPSTEAITVQGRAFTWNQDGNDDPLKATDAMLISPPMATIQPGESQVVRVAMRQPTAGRETTYRLLLDQLPSPSRPKGIAVLLRLSIPVFVESDVHAAPEFDFRVEGDHEGKSFLVVTNRGQRHDSVRDIHLKAPDGTTWKTAVPGLPYVLAGAERRWPIEAEGSSHDLPATFSLTAQTDVGGLVRQVRVIKQP, encoded by the coding sequence GTGGCAAACGTCGCCCAACGACTGAGGCGGCGCTGCCGTGCCGTCACCGTATCTCTGTTCGGTCTGACGCCGCTCTTGATCGCGCTGGGCACTGCGCACGCTCAGACGTTGGCGGTGCAGCCCGTCAACGTAGTGCTTCTGCCCGGACAGAAGATCGCCACGCTCACCCTGAAGAACCCTTCTACAGAAGCGATCACAGTGCAAGGCCGCGCCTTCACGTGGAACCAGGATGGGAATGACGATCCGTTGAAGGCCACAGACGCCATGTTGATCAGCCCACCGATGGCCACGATCCAACCAGGTGAAAGCCAGGTGGTCCGTGTCGCCATGCGCCAACCCACTGCTGGCCGCGAGACGACTTACCGATTACTGCTTGACCAACTACCGTCGCCGTCCCGGCCAAAAGGCATCGCTGTACTGCTGCGGCTTTCTATTCCGGTTTTTGTCGAATCCGATGTGCATGCGGCTCCCGAGTTCGATTTCCGCGTGGAAGGCGATCACGAGGGCAAGTCATTCCTGGTTGTGACAAATCGCGGTCAGCGGCACGATTCCGTCCGTGACATCCATCTGAAAGCCCCGGATGGCACCACATGGAAGACCGCCGTACCGGGACTTCCCTACGTGCTTGCAGGTGCAGAGCGACGTTGGCCTATTGAGGCTGAAGGCTCTTCCCACGATCTCCCCGCCACTTTCTCGCTGACCGCGCAGACAGATGTGGGAGGCCTTGTGCGACAGGTTCGCGTGATCAAGCAACCATGA
- a CDS encoding Csu type fimbrial protein, which produces MIRLRPLPLAALSFAMLLPATSPTASALTATTTFGVSANVIKACVVSATSVAFGTYNPVGAAAANATGTLTVSCTATTSYTTGLSAGTGTGASVTARKMTGGTASNLLAYGLYQDSAHTVNWGNTPGTDTPAAVVGTGLPQTATVYGQIAAGTVGAIDNYTDTITVTVTY; this is translated from the coding sequence ATGATCCGTCTGCGTCCCCTTCCCCTGGCAGCCCTCTCGTTTGCGATGCTGCTTCCAGCGACATCCCCTACAGCATCTGCACTTACGGCCACGACAACATTTGGTGTTTCCGCGAATGTCATCAAGGCCTGCGTTGTAAGTGCGACTTCGGTCGCCTTCGGCACTTACAACCCCGTAGGCGCAGCCGCGGCTAACGCCACCGGCACCTTGACTGTATCCTGCACGGCAACGACAAGTTATACAACGGGATTGAGCGCCGGAACCGGCACCGGAGCGTCGGTCACTGCGCGTAAAATGACGGGAGGAACGGCTTCCAATCTCCTGGCATACGGCTTGTATCAGGACTCGGCTCATACTGTGAATTGGGGTAACACTCCGGGGACGGATACTCCCGCTGCCGTCGTCGGCACCGGCCTGCCTCAGACAGCTACCGTCTACGGACAGATTGCCGCTGGCACGGTTGGAGCAATCGACAACTACACCGACACGATCACTGTAACGGTCACCTATTAA
- a CDS encoding TonB-dependent receptor, producing MDFSARKLRPLCVAAITVAFAGSSLIAQTTGASIAGTVRDASGAAIPGATITIIDAATNEQKRLTTDSHSDYTLLGLAPGSYRMTATAPGFRTYEQQGIRLDLDQHARQDITLEVGDVQQVVSVTADVAGLDPVTSTVSDEVNGTSLRDLPLNTRNPYQLVSLVPGFQGSTGDDYNSNSFSINGTRQGYTDVLVDGSPAGFPTVNGNSGIGVFPSIDAIGEYRILAQNYAAEYGRTAGGIVNVVYKSGANRFHGSLFEFLRNNALDANDYFSNQNGKALPAFHRNQYGGTFTGPIRRDKTFFLLNAELLRQNQFQSLTTTVPTAQQRVGDFSQTFASNGKLIAIYNPFTTRQNPNFGQTGQSRYIRDAFAGNVIPSALWSKVAASVMQFYPQATSNGDAVTHANNYFASGSTITQTTAWDVRVDHNLTDTQKIFARYANRYYSSAPNALFPQNLAVAEGLINGEDYARGLTIGYTNTLNPHTIWDTRLGFARTLYNYLNTSLGYQASSLGLPSTLNAAGGTAIFPTFGASGYTTLGNEGNRHNAFMSYSLLSSITVERGSHIFKAGFDGRLIRVNDHESNDSAGLFNFSQSFTQGPDPQTANINAGNSIASLLLGTGTGDLIQNFKDDASQSYYFAGYLQDDWHIVKTLTLNLGVRYDIDTPRTERYNRMNYFDPNAASPLQNAVPGLKGGLVFVGVDGKSRHQYHIDNNNLAPRFGFAWSATPSTVVHGGASVVYGPSAQAAAGTVGPYGFRVQNTWASSAGNDGITPLNTLDNPFPQGFSAPPGASAGLLTGIGSQIEGAIQNTPTPYAEQWVLDVQQALGKDVTINMTYVGNRGRKQQQSREGGIDYDQLPASDLSYGSSLSDQVANPYFGVINVAPFNANTIARSQLLKQYSQFTSVLPLFLSGGNTQYDAFQFRANKRFSRGLQVQASYTWARNFDNGTTHQDSFHPMADFAVSSQDVRNRFVASYIYDLPFGRGRRFAGTISPWQDILVGGWAVNGVTTIQGGTPLQITASNVSGLGNPTEYANWDGQNATLHTDLHTRLNRSFDTTHFSQPKAFTLGNGPAYYNTLRGPGLNSTDLSLFKDFGAAERVKLQFRAEAFNVFNHVQFSNPNTSVASTSFGAITSQANNPRQLQFGLKLLF from the coding sequence ATGGACTTCTCTGCAAGAAAGCTCCGGCCGCTTTGTGTAGCCGCGATCACCGTTGCCTTTGCCGGCTCATCTCTCATCGCGCAAACCACGGGCGCCAGTATTGCCGGGACCGTGCGTGACGCCAGTGGCGCGGCCATTCCCGGTGCAACCATTACGATCATTGACGCCGCAACAAACGAGCAGAAGCGCCTAACCACCGATAGCCATTCCGACTACACTCTCCTTGGATTGGCGCCGGGTTCCTATCGCATGACAGCAACTGCCCCCGGCTTCCGTACCTATGAGCAGCAAGGCATCCGGCTCGACCTTGACCAGCACGCCAGGCAGGACATCACGCTCGAGGTCGGTGACGTGCAACAGGTAGTTAGCGTCACCGCAGATGTCGCCGGCCTGGATCCGGTCACCTCCACGGTCAGCGATGAGGTCAATGGAACCTCTCTGCGCGATCTTCCGTTGAACACACGCAACCCGTACCAGCTTGTCTCGCTCGTCCCCGGCTTTCAGGGCAGCACCGGCGACGACTACAACTCTAATAGCTTCTCCATCAACGGCACACGACAGGGATACACCGACGTGCTCGTCGATGGGTCTCCCGCGGGCTTTCCTACCGTTAATGGCAACTCGGGTATCGGCGTCTTCCCTTCCATTGACGCCATCGGCGAATACCGCATTCTCGCGCAGAACTACGCAGCCGAGTATGGCCGCACTGCCGGTGGCATCGTCAACGTCGTGTACAAGAGCGGCGCCAACCGCTTCCACGGCAGCCTCTTCGAGTTCCTGCGGAACAATGCTCTCGATGCGAACGATTACTTCTCAAATCAAAACGGCAAAGCGCTCCCGGCGTTTCATCGCAATCAATACGGTGGCACGTTCACCGGTCCCATCCGTCGCGACAAAACCTTCTTCCTGCTGAATGCGGAGCTTCTCCGGCAGAACCAATTTCAATCGTTGACTACCACCGTACCCACGGCACAGCAACGGGTCGGCGACTTCTCACAAACGTTCGCTTCCAACGGCAAGCTCATCGCGATCTATAACCCTTTCACCACGCGCCAGAATCCCAACTTCGGCCAGACGGGCCAGTCGCGTTACATTCGCGATGCCTTTGCGGGGAACGTCATCCCTTCCGCTTTATGGAGCAAGGTAGCGGCATCGGTCATGCAGTTCTATCCACAGGCCACGTCCAACGGCGATGCAGTAACCCACGCGAATAATTACTTCGCCAGCGGGAGCACGATCACGCAGACCACGGCGTGGGACGTACGTGTCGACCACAACCTCACCGACACTCAGAAGATCTTTGCCCGTTACGCCAATCGTTACTACAGCAGCGCGCCGAATGCACTCTTCCCACAGAACCTTGCGGTCGCTGAAGGTCTGATCAACGGTGAGGATTACGCGCGTGGTCTCACGATCGGTTACACAAACACGCTGAATCCGCACACCATCTGGGACACGCGCCTTGGCTTTGCGCGCACGCTCTACAACTACCTGAACACCAGCCTTGGGTACCAGGCTTCATCGTTAGGCCTACCCAGTACCTTGAATGCCGCTGGCGGGACGGCGATCTTTCCGACGTTTGGCGCCAGCGGCTACACGACGCTCGGCAACGAAGGCAACCGGCACAACGCCTTTATGAGCTACAGCCTGCTGTCTTCGATCACCGTTGAGCGCGGCTCGCATATCTTTAAGGCGGGGTTTGACGGTCGGTTGATCCGCGTGAATGACCATGAAAGTAACGACAGTGCTGGCCTCTTCAACTTCTCGCAAAGCTTCACGCAGGGCCCCGACCCGCAGACTGCGAATATAAACGCCGGCAACTCCATCGCATCCCTGTTACTGGGTACAGGAACCGGTGACCTCATCCAGAACTTCAAGGATGATGCTTCGCAGAGCTACTATTTTGCGGGCTATCTTCAGGATGACTGGCACATCGTTAAGACGCTCACGCTGAACCTCGGTGTGCGGTATGACATCGATACCCCACGGACTGAGCGCTACAACCGCATGAATTATTTCGATCCCAACGCCGCCTCACCCTTGCAGAATGCAGTGCCGGGCTTGAAGGGAGGGCTGGTCTTCGTGGGTGTCGACGGCAAGAGTCGCCATCAGTACCACATCGACAATAACAACCTGGCGCCCCGATTTGGCTTCGCGTGGTCGGCCACGCCGAGCACCGTCGTGCACGGTGGTGCTTCCGTCGTCTACGGCCCCTCGGCACAAGCTGCGGCAGGTACCGTCGGTCCCTACGGCTTCCGTGTGCAGAACACATGGGCCAGCAGTGCCGGCAACGACGGCATCACGCCGTTGAATACGCTGGACAATCCCTTCCCACAGGGCTTCTCTGCGCCTCCGGGCGCCTCGGCTGGTCTGCTGACCGGCATCGGTAGTCAGATCGAAGGCGCCATCCAGAACACACCGACTCCATACGCGGAACAGTGGGTGCTGGATGTGCAGCAGGCGCTTGGCAAGGATGTGACGATAAACATGACGTACGTCGGCAACCGGGGACGTAAGCAACAGCAGAGCCGCGAAGGTGGTATCGACTACGATCAGCTCCCAGCATCCGACCTGAGCTATGGCTCAAGCCTCTCAGATCAGGTCGCGAATCCCTACTTCGGCGTAATCAACGTTGCGCCCTTCAATGCAAACACCATCGCGCGTAGTCAGTTGTTGAAGCAGTACTCGCAGTTCACCAGTGTGCTGCCGCTCTTCCTCTCCGGTGGCAACACGCAGTACGACGCCTTCCAGTTCCGTGCGAATAAGCGGTTCAGCCGTGGTTTACAAGTGCAGGCTTCCTATACATGGGCACGAAACTTCGACAACGGAACGACTCATCAGGACAGCTTCCATCCCATGGCTGACTTCGCCGTCAGTTCGCAGGACGTTCGGAATCGCTTTGTCGCTTCCTACATCTACGATCTTCCATTCGGTCGCGGTCGGCGGTTTGCCGGAACCATATCGCCCTGGCAGGACATCCTCGTGGGAGGATGGGCTGTCAATGGCGTCACCACCATCCAGGGCGGTACGCCACTTCAGATTACCGCGAGCAATGTCTCGGGTCTGGGTAACCCGACGGAGTACGCAAACTGGGACGGTCAAAACGCAACACTTCACACAGACCTGCACACGCGTCTGAACAGGTCGTTCGACACAACGCACTTCTCGCAACCAAAGGCCTTCACGCTGGGCAACGGACCGGCATACTACAACACGCTGCGAGGCCCCGGCCTCAACTCAACGGACCTTTCCCTCTTCAAAGACTTCGGAGCTGCAGAGCGTGTCAAGCTACAGTTCCGGGCTGAGGCATTCAACGTCTTCAATCACGTTCAGTTCAGCAATCCCAACACAAGCGTGGCAAGCACCAGCTTTGGTGCCATCACGTCACAGGCGAATAACCCGCGACAGCTACAGTTCGGATTGAAGCTGCTGTTTTAG
- a CDS encoding GH92 family glycosyl hydrolase gives MKLRHLLFLLLPFQIAAAQKHGSQTDYTQSVDPFIGVDWGGNTFVGSTVPFGMLKVGPDMETFDGRRSGFGYSSNGVILGFSHLHLSGASGKYGNILVAPVSGPLNITDIKTPRTEEIAKPGYYAATLTRPQVRAELTSSRRVGFHRYTFLRAGESHLTVNVAAALNLGTGWEAQNFLGAEVHVLSNKEVQGVARFRGGWNRGGEYRVFYDMQLDTPATTVRTWNGSELSAERDVVVHTDKAIGASFDFNARARQVVQAKVGISFLSATQARDNIQAEIPGWSFESVRHENTALWNTELAKLQLKGETDTQRRKLYTAMYHVMMMPVDRTGENPVWTSTEPYYDDYYAIWDTYRTSSPLLTLISPDRQRDIIRSLIDIYRHTGYMPDARSGNDNGRTQGGSNANVVIADAYVKGLKGIDYRTAFEAMLHDAEVPPKDAQKEGRGGLKDYNERGFITTADERAGSRTVEYAYDDYAIAEVACGLGEQGQMVKALARTHNFEHLWDPSMTESGFKGFLRPRKPDGSWAEPYLVVRGTWPDFMYEGDIWTYSLYAPQDMRRLIQMAGGDQQFNDRMDFIFSRGHFDISNEPGFLMPVLYNYSGRPDKSADIAHLLLEKAFTDTRAGIPGNDDSGAMSSWLLFQTLGIFPVAGQDIYLISSPSVPDASLALANGKQLHIVAEGLDPSGLNRYVQSATLNGRDLKTSWFHHAEIADGGTLILKMGSAPSAWGRATPPPSLSDPSFAFCGKQEHR, from the coding sequence GTGAAGCTCCGCCATCTTCTCTTCCTGCTGCTCCCTTTTCAAATAGCTGCTGCACAGAAACACGGTAGTCAGACTGACTACACGCAGTCCGTTGATCCATTCATTGGCGTTGACTGGGGAGGAAACACCTTCGTCGGATCCACGGTTCCATTCGGCATGTTGAAGGTTGGGCCCGACATGGAGACCTTCGACGGGAGGCGCTCAGGCTTTGGCTATTCCAGCAATGGCGTCATTCTTGGCTTTTCGCATCTTCATCTGAGTGGCGCATCCGGCAAATACGGCAACATTCTCGTCGCTCCGGTATCCGGGCCGCTCAACATCACCGACATCAAGACGCCACGTACTGAGGAAATTGCGAAGCCCGGTTACTACGCCGCAACGCTGACACGGCCCCAGGTGCGTGCCGAACTGACCAGCAGTCGTCGTGTCGGTTTTCATCGCTATACCTTTCTCAGGGCTGGCGAGTCGCACCTTACGGTGAATGTTGCTGCGGCGCTGAACCTGGGCACAGGCTGGGAGGCCCAGAACTTTCTCGGCGCTGAGGTACATGTTCTTTCGAACAAAGAGGTCCAGGGCGTAGCGCGCTTCCGCGGTGGCTGGAACAGGGGTGGCGAGTACCGCGTCTTTTACGACATGCAGTTGGACACGCCCGCTACGACTGTGCGGACATGGAATGGAAGTGAATTGAGCGCGGAGCGAGATGTGGTGGTCCATACCGATAAAGCCATCGGAGCCTCCTTTGATTTCAATGCGCGCGCGCGCCAGGTTGTTCAAGCCAAGGTTGGTATCTCCTTCCTGAGTGCGACGCAGGCCCGCGACAACATTCAGGCGGAGATTCCCGGCTGGTCTTTCGAGTCGGTACGTCATGAAAATACAGCGCTTTGGAATACGGAGCTGGCGAAGCTGCAACTGAAGGGCGAAACCGACACGCAGCGCAGGAAGCTCTACACGGCGATGTATCACGTGATGATGATGCCGGTCGATCGCACGGGAGAAAACCCCGTCTGGACATCGACCGAACCCTATTACGACGACTACTACGCGATCTGGGATACATACCGCACCTCCAGTCCGTTGCTGACGTTGATTTCGCCGGACCGCCAGCGCGACATCATCCGGTCGTTGATCGATATCTATCGGCACACGGGCTACATGCCCGACGCACGCAGCGGGAATGATAACGGCCGCACGCAGGGCGGCTCCAATGCCAATGTTGTGATTGCCGACGCCTACGTCAAAGGCTTGAAGGGGATTGACTACCGCACAGCGTTCGAAGCGATGTTGCACGATGCGGAAGTCCCTCCGAAGGACGCGCAGAAAGAAGGCCGCGGCGGACTGAAGGACTATAACGAACGCGGCTTCATCACCACAGCCGACGAACGTGCAGGCTCACGCACCGTGGAGTATGCCTACGATGACTACGCCATAGCAGAGGTCGCTTGTGGTCTCGGCGAGCAGGGGCAGATGGTCAAAGCTCTGGCTCGAACCCACAACTTTGAACACTTGTGGGATCCCAGCATGACCGAGTCCGGTTTCAAGGGTTTTCTTCGCCCGCGCAAGCCGGATGGATCGTGGGCCGAGCCTTACCTCGTTGTCCGGGGCACGTGGCCCGACTTCATGTATGAAGGTGATATCTGGACCTATTCGCTCTATGCTCCGCAGGACATGCGTCGTCTGATACAGATGGCGGGTGGCGACCAGCAGTTCAATGATCGAATGGACTTCATTTTCTCGCGCGGACATTTCGATATTTCCAATGAACCCGGCTTCCTGATGCCGGTTCTTTACAACTACAGCGGGCGACCCGACAAAAGCGCTGACATCGCGCATCTCCTGCTGGAAAAGGCGTTCACTGATACGCGTGCAGGCATACCAGGCAATGACGATTCAGGCGCCATGTCGAGCTGGCTACTCTTCCAGACACTCGGTATCTTCCCGGTTGCAGGGCAGGACATCTATCTCATCAGCTCGCCTTCCGTACCAGATGCGTCACTCGCGCTGGCAAACGGAAAGCAGCTTCATATCGTTGCTGAAGGCCTTGATCCGTCTGGTCTCAATCGCTATGTCCAATCCGCAACGCTGAATGGGCGCGACCTGAAAACCAGTTGGTTTCACCATGCGGAGATAGCGGATGGTGGCACGCTTATCTTGAAGATGGGATCAGCTCCGTCGGCATGGGGAAGGGCGACTCCACCGCCTTCGTTGAGTGACCCATCCTTTGCTTTTTGCGGAAAGCAAGAGCACCGCTGA